The following proteins are co-located in the Corynebacterium kalinowskii genome:
- a CDS encoding pyridoxal phosphate-dependent aminotransferase: protein MIRADLAALPAYVPGKRQDGATKLSSNETTQPPLPAAVAAMRDVAAGANRYPDMGAIELRTELADHLGLSLEQIAVGTGSSALCQQLVQITSTVGDEVVFPWRSFEAYPLFAQVVGATPVAVPLKDDGVDLEAMAAAITERTRLVFVCNPNNPTGTTVTSGEFIKFLSKVPSDVIVALDEAYFEYNKATDTPVATDFLASHPNVVGLRTFSKAYSLAGVRVGYCFGAVPIIEALNKVAIPFSVSSVAQAGAVASLRARDELAERVALTVTERERLSTALGTIPSEANFVWLPASSLPRPPAEIASVLADRGVLVRAFPEGIRITATTAEETDKLLEAWDF, encoded by the coding sequence GTGATTCGTGCAGATCTGGCTGCATTGCCGGCCTATGTCCCAGGCAAGCGCCAGGATGGAGCGACGAAGCTGTCCTCCAATGAGACGACACAACCTCCACTGCCAGCTGCAGTCGCTGCGATGCGCGATGTCGCCGCCGGGGCGAACCGCTACCCAGACATGGGTGCGATCGAGTTGCGCACCGAATTAGCTGATCACCTCGGCTTGTCGCTCGAGCAGATAGCTGTCGGCACCGGTTCCTCTGCACTGTGCCAGCAACTCGTACAGATCACCTCCACCGTGGGAGACGAAGTTGTATTTCCGTGGCGTTCCTTCGAGGCCTACCCATTGTTCGCACAGGTCGTCGGCGCGACGCCGGTCGCGGTTCCATTAAAGGACGACGGTGTCGATCTGGAGGCCATGGCCGCTGCGATCACCGAGCGCACACGATTAGTTTTCGTCTGCAACCCGAACAACCCGACGGGTACAACGGTCACGTCAGGTGAATTCATCAAGTTCTTGAGCAAGGTACCATCCGACGTAATCGTCGCGCTCGACGAAGCCTACTTCGAATACAACAAGGCCACCGATACGCCGGTCGCCACTGACTTCCTGGCCTCCCATCCGAATGTTGTGGGCCTGCGGACTTTTTCCAAGGCGTACAGCTTGGCCGGCGTGCGCGTCGGATACTGCTTCGGTGCTGTTCCCATCATTGAGGCGCTGAACAAAGTTGCGATCCCGTTTTCCGTCAGCTCCGTCGCTCAGGCAGGCGCGGTCGCATCGCTGCGCGCCCGCGACGAGCTCGCCGAGCGAGTTGCACTCACCGTGACTGAGCGCGAGCGCTTGTCGACAGCCCTCGGCACGATCCCCTCCGAAGCGAACTTCGTCTGGCTCCCGGCCTCGTCTCTGCCTCGGCCACCAGCCGAGATCGCCTCCGTTCTTGCCGATCGTGGCGTTCTCGTTCGTGCCTTCCCTGAGGGCATTCGCATCACCGCTACCACCGCCGAGGAAACCGACAAGCTGCTGGAAGCTTGGGACTTTTAG
- a CDS encoding AAA family ATPase, producing the protein MIIARNLSAQYKEPVITGLNLELAPDLIHGLIGPNGSGKTTLMRVLAGQLPHGGELSVFGTDPFDNESAMDRIVFSGADMVFPINWKAKKIFALGAKRWQTYDLDHALALLDRFEVSADTPFGKLSLGQKSAVAVVFALAARCPFTLLDEPYLGIDAQRRELLYRILLDEQEEQPRTILLSTHHINESARVLDSVHLISDGSVHLSSDVETLTNQILEITGPAETLASWDVPVLAQETVGGTTKFIIDTRVGINVPTEPHVRVSAVDLETAVLALQEALR; encoded by the coding sequence ATGATTATCGCCCGCAATCTCTCCGCGCAGTACAAGGAACCCGTCATAACCGGCCTGAACCTGGAGCTGGCCCCTGACCTTATTCACGGCCTGATCGGGCCGAACGGCTCGGGCAAAACCACGCTGATGCGTGTGCTCGCTGGGCAACTTCCGCATGGTGGCGAGCTTTCGGTATTCGGCACGGACCCGTTTGACAATGAAAGCGCGATGGATCGCATCGTGTTTTCCGGAGCGGACATGGTGTTTCCCATCAATTGGAAGGCGAAGAAGATTTTTGCGCTAGGGGCTAAGCGCTGGCAGACATACGATCTTGACCATGCGCTTGCGCTCCTGGATCGCTTTGAAGTTTCGGCGGACACGCCTTTCGGCAAACTTTCGCTGGGCCAAAAGTCTGCGGTCGCCGTGGTGTTTGCCCTTGCGGCACGCTGCCCGTTCACGCTCCTCGACGAGCCCTACTTGGGCATCGACGCCCAGCGCAGAGAACTGCTTTACCGCATTCTCTTGGACGAACAGGAGGAACAGCCTCGCACTATCCTGCTCTCCACCCACCACATCAATGAAAGTGCACGCGTGCTCGACTCGGTGCATTTGATCAGTGACGGCAGCGTGCACCTTTCCTCTGATGTGGAGACGCTGACCAATCAGATCCTTGAGATAACTGGCCCGGCTGAGACCCTAGCCAGCTGGGATGTTCCGGTGCTGGCCCAGGAAACCGTTGGTGGCACAACCAAATTCATCATTGATACTCGGGTAGGAATTAACGTGCCAACTGAACCGCACGTCCGCGTCTCCGCCGTGGATCTAGAAACCGCAGTATTGGCGCTACAGGAGGCATTGCGATGA
- a CDS encoding GntR family transcriptional regulator has product MDESTAPLFRQIADLIEDSIVEGSLAVGDRAPSTNELAAFHRINPATARKGLALLVESGVLEKRRGIGMFVTAGAPMLIVQRRREAFAADYLAPLVDEAVKLGMHRADVHDLLDRVAESRGLYKEQP; this is encoded by the coding sequence GTGGACGAGTCGACCGCGCCACTCTTTCGTCAGATCGCAGACCTGATCGAAGACTCCATCGTGGAGGGATCGCTCGCAGTCGGTGACCGAGCGCCCTCCACCAATGAACTTGCAGCCTTCCACCGCATTAACCCGGCTACCGCACGCAAAGGGCTGGCCCTACTAGTGGAAAGTGGCGTGCTGGAGAAGCGGAGGGGGATTGGCATGTTTGTCACCGCAGGTGCGCCAATGCTCATCGTGCAACGGCGTCGAGAAGCCTTTGCAGCTGACTACTTGGCGCCACTCGTGGATGAAGCCGTGAAACTAGGCATGCACCGCGCAGATGTACACGACCTACTAGATCGGGTCGCGGAAAGCCGCGGCCTATACAAGGAGCAGCCATGA